atattattaatattattttaaatatattaataatattatttattatatactccctccgtccacgaaaaatagggatattccatttttatccttcgttttggaaaaatgataataaataattaaagtggagagaaagaaaagtaagagagagaataatatagacaagagacttctctatattattctttttcttacttttctttctatccactgtaactatttattatcatttttccaaaacgagggataaaaatggaatagccctatttttcgtggacggagggagtatgaaatttCAGCACCGGCTAATATGTTTTTCTAGTTCCGTCCCTGGCTCTCCctatagccgcttggctatcacCAGGGGCGGAGCCAAGATTTCAATTCGACGGAAGCAAAAATATATCTAAgaagaaattttaaaagtatGAGGTGGAGCATTTATAaaggaaattaaaaaattttaaaaattactccatgAAATAACACTACATGAAATATATTGaggaggggcaaatgccccttaTACCCACCTTGTAGATCCGCCCCTGGCTATCACGGTGTATCACTAATgtgggcactggcttcttccaacatgggatgtcttctaggaagtttctaagacactcggcttcttcccctacTTTATCTAGAGCGATAAATTCAGATTTCATGATGGATCGAGCTATACAGGTTTGTTTCGTTGACTTCCACGAAACAGCACCACCcacacagtgaacacatactcACTTGTTGAAAATGAGTCTTTGAATCAGAAATCCAATTTGCGTCAcaatacccttcaagtacttgggaaTATCTGGTGTAATGCAGCCCAAAGTTGAGAGTATActttaagtatctcaaaactctacgaAGAGCTTTCCAATATTCGTTACTTggattgctcgtaaatcggctcaacttgttcactGGACATGCAAGATCATgtcgggtgcagtttgtgataaacatcatactccctatgatccttgcatattcttcttgggCAATAGGCTCACATGTGTGCACGCTCAAATGCACATTTGGGTCCAATGGAAccttagctggctcacaatcaAATGAGCGGAACTTCTTGAGCACTTTCTCAGCATAGTGAGATTGTGTCAAAGTAATTGCCTCGTGATCTCTTACAATCTCGattccaagaatcacatcagctagactcatatctttcatgtcgaaatttcttttcaacagaTTTTTCATCTCGTTGATAATGCGATTATTACTGCCCATAATCAACATATCGTTTACataagacacacaataacaaacccACATAAAGACTCACAATAACAAACCCATTATCTGTGTttttaatgtaaacacacttatcacactcattgatagtaAATCCATTTGACAACATCACTttgtcaaacttcaagtgccattgcaatggcgcttgctttaatccatatagagacATCACTAGTTTGCATACCTTCCATTCTTGGCCAGGTACAACAAACCCTTCAGGTTGCTCCATATATATCTCTTCTTGCAATTCACCGTTCAGAAATGCaattttcacatccatttgatgaatctcaagattgtgcaatgaagcaatcgcaagaagcatcCGAAtagaagtgattctcgtaaccagtgaataggtatcaaagaAGTCATatccttctttctgcttaaatcCTTTTACGACTaagcgagctttgtacttatcaaTGGTACCATCAGCTTTATATTTCCTTCTCAGGATCCGcttgcaccctaaaggcttACATCCTTCTGACAAGTCCACTAACACCcatgtgttatttctcatgatcgattcaatttcactattgatcgcttctagccagtatggtgcatctgggccagacagagcttctGTTAGTGACTTTGGCTcatcatccaacataaaagtaaTAAAGTCGGGACCAAAGGTCTTTACAACTCTAGCTCTTTTGCTACGTCTTGGTTCTTCATTCTCAGGACTTGGCTTCGTCCTCTCCAGAGAATGAGAACTAGTAGCTTCATCTaccattctttcactagaacggtCCTCTTATTTCTTGTAAGGATAAACATTCTcgaagaatatagcattccttgattCCATGGTTGTTCCTTCAGCTATGTCAGGCACAGCTGACTTATGGACCAATAAACGATAGGCGTAGCTATTGAGTGCATAACCAATAAAGATACAATCGACAGTTTTGGGGCCAATTGCAACTTGTTTTGGAAAAGGCACTTCCACCTTCGCTAAACATCCCCagactttgaggtatgaatacgatggtttctttcctttccacaactcgtaaggagtcacatccctacatttaagtggaattttattcaagatataattcgctgttaacacaacatcccccccacatgttctggggtaaccctgaattaatcaaaagagcattcatcatctctttcaatgttcgatttttgcgttcagcaacGCCATTCGACTGGGGAGAATAAGGAGCCGtagtttggtgaattataccactcgcatgacataattctgcaaacggggctacatatttgccacctctatcacttcgaacacacttaatttgacaactaagttgattttcggcttcatttttaagtctttaaacgcttcaattgcctcatctttacctCTTAACAgataaaggtaacaataccttgtgcaatcatcaataaatgtgataaaatattttttaccacctctagtttgcacaactTTCAAATCGCATATATCTGTATGGATCAACTCTAGAGGTTTCatgctccgttctaccgagtGAAACGACAGCTTAGTCATTTTAGCTTCAACACATACCTCACATCTTTCAGGTGAGTTTTTGTTGACTTTTAGTAAATTgagattcactaatctttttatagcatttaaatttacatgtcccaatctataaTGCCACAAATCGGAGCACTCAAGCAAGTAAGAAGAAGATGCATCATTTTCATTACTTGATAATTTCGTAGTGCGGCGCACAACCGTTACTTTTAGTTTGAACAGACCATTGGAAAGATAACATTTTCCAAGGAAAGTACCAAACTTAGTCAATACAAACTTGTCAGACATAAAAACTAACTTGAAACCATGACTAACAAGTAGGCTACCCgaaactaggttcttccggatgcctgggacatgcagcacatccttcagtTTCAGCTCATGACCTGACGTCATCTTGAGCTTCACTTCTCCCAAGCCGATAGCTTCAGATGAGTTTTGGTTGCCCATGTGAAGCTTCTTCCCTTCGACTTGTTTGTATGTTGAAAACTGATTTCGATCTGAGCAGACATGTACAGTCGCTCCAGTGTCGATAAACCCAGACTTTGGGTTATCTACATGGTTCACTTCAGAGACCACGACCGCCAAGTCATCCTCATCGAAGTTCTTTTCGACCAGGTTCAAGTCTTTCTTGGCTTTCTTTTTCTTGGGTTTTTGGCAGTCCTTCGCCATATGACCCGATTTGTCACAGTTATAGCAGTTGCCTTCAAACTTTCAGGCAAATGTCTTCCCTTTCCCTTTATCTTTCTCATTCGGGCGGGGACGTTTTGAGGATCTTCCTCGCTCTATCAGATTTGCCTTTGAGTCTTCCGAGCTTCCCGGCTTCTGATGATAATGCCTGTTGTCCTCTTCGACACGAAGACGAACAATCAGGTCTTCAGGCTTCATCTCCTTTCGTTTGTGCTTcagataatttttaaaatctgtCCAGCACGGAGGAAGTTTATCAATTATTGCCGCAACAATGAACTGATCTGGTAAGACCATTCCTTCAGGGCGGACATCATGGATTATGATTTGCAGCTCTTCGGCTTGCGCCACCTCTGGACGAGAGTCCACCATATTGTAGTTCAAAAATTTTGCAACTACACACTTTTTTGTACCGGCGTCCTCGACGATGTACTTCTTGTCAAGAGCCTCCCACAATTCTTTTGAGGTCTTAGTCCCTGCGAAGATAGAATAAAGACTATCCTCTAAGCAGTTCAGGACGTAATTCTTATACAAGAAATCGCCTTGACGCCAAACATCATAGGCATTCTGGACATGGAAGTCCGTCTCTTCCTCAGATACGACTGGCGCATCTTCCCTGAGGAAGTTGGCAACACCTAACGTAGTTAgatagaacaacatcttttgttgCCAACGTTTAAATTCAGAGCCCTTAAATTTCTCTGGCTTATCGGCCTGAGGCATCACCCTCGAGGTTTCGTCGAAACAGGTGTCAACACCGATGTTTCGGCAGCAGAAAAAGTAGATCCATTTTGTTGGTGTTCGTTTCCTCCAGCTCCATGGTTTCCGTTCATCATAACTTCGGTCGACATCACCTACAGTACGACTAATTTGTCTTACGACTTTTAGATGAAATTGGGGAAATTCCCGAGCCGTTTACAGgcagtactctaactattacaaccgAAGAGCAATACAAATACAAGTGAAATGgaaattacaacaaaaatagaaaataaccgTACTaactataagtcgagtcgaggaaagccctcgttccgcaagacaaattacgcccctggctagtgctcacggattggtgtagtgtccccaaagataaaacgacttcgtccTAGtgagtagaagcacctcaaactcactAGGCACCAGCGAACTTTCGGAGTTTCGAGAAAATGAGTAGACTATGCTCCTAAAGTGGCTATATGTGAATGAGAGAATTAGTTTAGAGAGTGAAAGGAGAACTTGTGATGTTGATGTGTTTATGAATAATTCTCCTTTCAACCTCCTTACATATTTATAGACTTAGGGGATAAAGTAGTGATCATGTTGAATTTATCTTCCAACAAGAGAAGATCATCTTGATTTTGGCTTCTTTGCAAGTTGTTCCAACTTGATCTATAAAAAGCTTCTAACTTGATCTTCTAGAGATCATTTTGGATTTCTCTACCATCATGTGTGATAGGAAGCTTCCACCAAGTGGGATATCTCTAGGAGAAATTCTTCTTTTGTGAATGTATGTTAACTTACTTCCAATTTAATGAAGAGCAATAGATGAATTCCCGCATAGTGAGTGACGCATGACATttgtgcgtcgttattaatgaaacgcacaaatGTTATGCGTCTTTACTGAAAAACGCACAAATAATATGCGTCTTTAACAAACAACGCATATAGATTATGCGTCGATAAACGACGCATAACAGTTATGCGTCGTTACTGACTGACGCATAACATATATGCGTCATTCGTTAAAGACGTATATTATTTGTGCGTCGTTAAATCGGGATTTAGAGGGCAGAATGCTCGTAATTGACAGACGACGCAGCGAGCAGCGAAGGAGGGGCGATTTCAGCGACGATTTCCGGCGATTTGAGGCGTTTTCCGACAGATTTCAACCAAATACCAAACATATTTCGGTAATTATTCATTCATTTGGCTACATAAATCAATAATTGCTGAAGTTATGGAGGTTTTCCCTAATTTAGTAAAGTTAGGGTTTATATGAAATTGCTCAATTTACGGACGATTTCTGTTAGTGTGTTGcttatttgtgttgttttgttgcgTATTTGTGTGTTTCACATGAATTTAGGGTCAATTGTAGAAGTAAGTGGTTCAATTGAAATTATATACACAAAGTGCAGAAAATAGATATATTCTTGTGCAAAAATGtgaaaataattcaatacacccacttgaattttgagcattgttgaacataaacatcacaCTGTCATCACTGCAAATCAgagaacatgtataactcataccggaagcaacgactatacattgtctccataataattcaattgtgtgttggttcatatctattcccatcgcatcacagatcattgctaccaattcagaataggaaacacctgaatttaatatgatggagctcctcggacgaggtggttcataaccaatacccatgtgtggtagttgaactactctaccaccccaatacaaactcacaaatacttgcatgatttctgcatcaaaGACATTTAACACAACGACAATTAAGgacatttttcctacaagccctaatttgtataaattgggtcaaactaacaaatgaaagcacaataaacatgaataatgtcgaatgtagctaaattgattaacaaattaccggatcttatggagaaatcgccggaaatcgcctGAAAACGCCGGAAATCGCCGAGAGAGGAAATGAAAGTGTGTATGTTCGTTCTGTGATCTGCGTCTGCCTGGAGGGGGTTAAAAGCCgacttaacgacgcataaggattatgcgtcgttaactaatgacgcacaacccttatgcgtcgttaagcgacgcataatccttgtgcgtcattaattaacgacgcataaggattatgcgtcgatattgaacgacgcataaggatTGTGCGTCGctattgaacgacgcacaaacattatgcgtcactccctcaattagaatgaatctattctccttcattattttggaattccattaacttcttagcacaaaagaagaaagagctCGATATCTCTACAAGTAgagataatttttattttttcttccaaCATGTAGTAGTCATCTTGGAGTTCTTCTCCTCCAAGTTGCTATCCAAGTTGATCTTTTAGTGATCAATTTGGATTCTACTTTTCACAAGTAGCTATCAACTTGATCACCTCCAACACAAACAACAATTTATAGTAAGTCATATATGTGGCGCAGTTGGTTTGGGATGGCGTCTCGTGAACCGGCTGAGACCCATCCTCATTTGTTTCGAGTAACATTAATGTTGGTTATCAAGTTTTGGGCATCAAACAAAAATATGCACAACATTTATAAACTAGTACTATACTTACTATTTTGTGGTTATAAAAATTGGgccataagagcatccgcaatgggcggccgatggcacgcccgatggcgcgcatcgtccgcgccatccatcgtccgcacccattgcgggtgcgtgccatagggcgcggacgatagtcgcgccctatacttcggtcgcggaggcgaacgatggccgcggacgatggtcatcgtccgccccattgtggaggtcgcggacgatcgacgcggacgatcgacgcggacgatggcacgcggttttgattttctatttaaatctcgtttctcattcagttgtgcatacgaacatatcgactatctctttacatatcctctctctacatccaaccaaaatgaatctcggcgacgacaccaatagttctagttcgtctgaatccggtggttcgcttgacgaagcattagatgcagccgttgaagaggccatggtggcatgctatgcgcaaatgcagcgcgagaaggaggcggcggctgagcaagtccattggcctattcgacataggtcgtatgtccgacgcgaccaccaggaagctcacagacgtctggttgaagactattttgccgatcaaccgcgatggagcccgactgttttccaccgccggtttagaatgtcgaggtacctttttctcagcattgttcgtacattgtcttcacgtgatgaatacttcacgtttcgggaggacggcatcgggaaacccggccttacaccattgcaaaagtgcacgactgctattcgtcagttggcatacgacACCATggcggacctttttgacgagtacctccactgtggggagactacaggccgcgagtgtctgaagagcttttgtcgggggatagtagaggcctatggcgacacatatttgcgcaagccgacaaccactgattgccagggtctgatgcagatgcacgagagggcgcacgggtttcccgggatgctcgggagcatcgactgtatgcactgggagtggaggaattgtccgacggcgtggagaggccaattcacaagtggatacaagggcagccacccgacgatgatcctcgaagccgtcgctgaccatcggctctggatctggcatgcttacttcggcgtagccgggtcgaacaacgacatcaacgtcctcaactcgtccaccctcttcaccgaccaatgtaatggcggaagcatcaccgactggaataaagacgaccgtgcatctagctcttccggcacatcgaccgacacacccgatagagggttaccgttaggcttcgaagaggttctatctagacaggcctcaatgcgcaaccaacaggagcatgcgcagctcatgagtgacatgattgaagaagtgtgggctcgtaaccgccgtcgctgagtttgcattttttttaattcgcattgtaatgtattaatttttattaaatgaaatgaagtttatgaaattcgtattttaatgtattatttttttttaaattcgtatggattttgtaaatatttaaaaaatgatgacgtggcgcgctatAGGGGGCGCCTTagagcgccccactgcaggtggggaggtaggaggataaaactgctgacgtggcgcgccttagggcgccccattgctaatgccctaaaaGAGAATTAAACCGCAGACTGCTGGGCTAGTAAAGTGTAACATAAATCCTTAAATACAAAATCGAATCCAAAGGCCCCAACTTAGTGAATTACTACTGCAAATTACAATACACATCTAATCTGTCTGCAATTCAATCTGCACGAGTTGATTGGCATAAAAAAACTGACCATTTTATTATGGATGAGTATTGCATTTAGTGACAGGGGCTACAGatagacatgcccaccggttccggttccggttccggcggttaaccgccgaaccggatcCGTGGCCATTTtcccgaaccgaaaccgtcggaattcgggtcgcggtccggttccggttcaagatatttcgaaccggaaccgtcaccgtaccggcggttccggacggttcggaaccggcggttaaccggcggaacTGCCGGTTCGGGCGCGTATTTCAAGGCGTGTGGATGGGGCAGACtggcggcagcttttcagctgaaaaaccggccggttccggcggtttttgggtcgtgaaccggcggttaaccggcggttaaccgccggttcagggggTTCCGGTTGCGGCGCAAGAAATGAGGTGACAtgacgcagcttttgcagacggtttcgttgaccaaaccggcggttttttcccagaaaccggcggttttgcccggaaaccggcggttccggcggttttccgccaaaaaccgccggttttgccgaaaattcaattttttttttcaaatttcaaattcgaattcttccatttcccTCCCCCccacatttttatctataaatacccctctctatcctcatttacattcaccccgctcttgtgttaataagagtttctctcttcaatctcccaattctctctctttgtctccaatttctcatttgtgctattgtgcttccatttaattacgcaaatgctactcttattacgcattgttatacacttatacttgttcccgtagttctataagttgtctttctttctcaattgctaaaacaaaaaaaaaatattccatatttctacatttctacatagcaatatgtcttcatcccgagaaggtcgtgttgataagggaaagggaaaggccaagaggccatctcggagatccgttattgatgaaatttctcaaatgaacatggatgagtggcaggttaatatttattatctactaatttaattaattttgaattacattacattattgttcataattttattttgtatttacaatacaaatattattttgtaggctcgagcagagcaagatgtggcacatgctattgctctctctcgctctcaataccaagtcgatgcttatgttggtaccggtagtggtgctcccggtcgcggtgcctattcccaacaaagtccaccccctgtgaatgttgatgaagacgatgatgatgatgacgacgaggatGAGGGggggaggtagaagaggttcaagaaatgccacccccaccaccaccaaggagtcggcgtggtagtcgtggtcgtggacaacctcctcaacctcctagaccagctgaaaggtctttaacctcaaacatcatggtgaaacatttcaagaaggtacatgatggtaacgatcctaacacttataatgtgtattgcaactattgcgaaaacgtatacacattccgaaggggtggaggatacggtacatttacccgtcacatggagaaagcgtatccggtcgagtttggtatcgctccaacccaaactcaactcaactttcaacatggagtcgggaccgggagtgggacgggttcatcccaaacatcaggtacgtgtagcaatactcttttgaaatatgatcataaaaatgctcttaatgtgatgtctagatttgtcgttatgaaacattttccattcaatgcttttgataacgatgcttttgagtcgagtatgcggcaagtttataatgccgctgcaagaaaattgagtcgaacttcaatgactcgggccgttgttcgacaatgcttggaaaagaaggcgcaattaggtacgtttattattaacttagggcataaagtttctatttgttctgatgtgtggactgattgtttttgtaaaaattcatatatgggcatcactgtgcatttcgttgatcacagttggactttaaacaaacgtttgattgcatttcgggaatttcccgcaccacacactgcacaagcaattgctcaattgatcattcaagttttgaatgaatttcaattgatcaataaaattttttcaattggttttgacaatgctagcgctaacactgctagcatagatgaactaatcagtgcatgttctcctgttattgatggcaaatattttcatgtgcgatgtattgcccatattttgaatttgtgtgttcaagatgcgatcgatttgtggcaaaagtatgttgatcctattagaactgctgtgaagttgattcataacaaagctcctattggtagagcttggaagagatattgtcatagtaagcaatgcaggtacaccaactttcgtttggatgtttcaactcgttggaactcgacatatgatatgttggagtcgactttgaaccacattgagtatttatgtgatttttgtagaagttgtcctcatgttccttctgatttgattttgatacccgcttgttgggaccacagcatggatttatttcgattattccgcgctttaaaaaatgccactgttgagttatccggtgtttattatcctacttctgtgcgcgttttggagcattgcatgtatgtggcaattggttttaaaacttgtgtgaaaaatactcaattcattgagttgaaggctattttgttttacatggttgaaaaatggttaaaatatttttcacgtattccaaatgtgtttttgattgcaaaatgcttggatccaaagtggaagttgcatggtgtttataaaattttagacatgtactatggttgtttgcatgctttggatttttctcaactccgcgaaatgggcttgacaagaggagaatgcttcgaactaagtattccggatgttgatgaaatcaaactaaggttagatagtgcacttcgttctctctacgcggaatatgaaatgcggtataacaccgctcaccaggtacgtgctcctcctagtccgtctacatttgattttggtggaggggattttacCAATATCATGATcgatcccgacgtagtatcacaattgcaagatctatacggtactacaaccaataggactagagcgactagttaattagatatatatttggaatcgcgctctatttttcaagatgcaggtcctcctactcaacaaattgacgtccttaattggtggggaacacatgacaaagagtttccgatactctccatcatggctaaggagatattcgccgttcccgcttccaccgtcgccgttgaacaagcttttagtgtcggcggttgtgtcctagacgacaaaatgagcaatctctccgccaagaacatggaagccactatgttacttgacgattgggcaaaggcggacatgagagcacaagagccggatttcgacttccgtg
This DNA window, taken from Salvia splendens isolate huo1 chromosome 18, SspV2, whole genome shotgun sequence, encodes the following:
- the LOC121776901 gene encoding uncharacterized protein LOC121776901, coding for MPQADKPEKFKGSEFKRWQQKMLFYLTTLGVANFLREDAPVVSEEETDFHVQNAYDVWRQGDFLYKNYVLNCLEDSLYSIFAGTKTSKELWEALDKKYIVEDAGTKKCVVAKFLNYNMVDSRPEVAQAEELQIIIHDVRPEGMVLPDQFIVAAIIDKLPPCWTDFKNYLKHKRKEMKPEDLIVRLRVEEDNRHYHQKPGSSEDSKANLIERGRSSKRPRPNEKDKGKGKTFA